A genome region from Anastrepha obliqua isolate idAnaObli1 chromosome 4, idAnaObli1_1.0, whole genome shotgun sequence includes the following:
- the LOC129244473 gene encoding high mobility group protein Z: MAGERPKRPLSAYMLWLNENREQIKKDNPGSKVTDIAKRGGELWRAMKDKSEWEQKAIKMKEEYNKAVKEYEANGGTDTGAAKKRKGKPAAKPIKKTKKKDTSDEEEEEESD, from the exons atggcCGGTGAACGTCCAAAGCGTCCTCTGTCTGCTTACATGCTGTGGCTCAATGAGAATCGTGAGCAGATCAAGAAAGACAATCCCGGCAGTAAAGTCACAGACATCGCCAAGCGTGGTGGCGAGTTATGGCGTGCAATGAAGGACAAATCT GAATGGGAACAAAAGGCCATTAAAATGAAGGAAGAGTACAACAAGGCCGTCAAAGAATACGAGGCCAATGGTGGTACAGACACTGGCGCTGCCAAGAAGCGGAAAGGCAAGCCCGCCGCGAAGCCTATTAAGAAGACAAAGAAGAAAGATACATCCgacgaggaagaagaagaggagaGTGACTAA